The DNA window ATTTAACTCCGACTCGGGTAGATGCCGATCGTAGCGATAATGAAATTGACCGCCAAGTATGGCTGCACGTTACCATGGGCCTGCCCGCCCCCCGCGTTGCTGCTATTCACCGACATCGACCCGTCGGTTGAGCCCGTACTGTAGACCGGCACTGTTCCGCGTGCATCGGGCTGCGCTCCGAGAGCATTGCCCTCCGGTGTCGTGGCATCGGCCTCGTTTGAACTCACCGGAAGAGAGGGACCATGCGTATGACTCGGCATCTCTTGCGCTCCCAGCGTCACCTGCTCTGCTCCCCCATTCTCTCCAAGAGTCCGAGGAGTAAGTCCCGATCCCTGCCCAGTTCCCATCGGGACACGTCCTCGCA is part of the Salinibacter sp. 10B genome and encodes:
- a CDS encoding tail fiber protein, coding for MASQDKSMIGTIAMFGGNFAPQNWAFCNGQLLPISSNTALFSILGTTYGGDGRSTFALPDLRGRVPMGTGQGSGLTPRTLGENGGAEQVTLGAQEMPSHTHGPSLPVSSNEADATTPEGNALGAQPDARGTVPVYSTGSTDGSMSVNSSNAGGGQAHGNVQPYLAVNFIIATIGIYPSRS